Proteins from a single region of Cytophagaceae bacterium:
- a CDS encoding site-specific DNA-methyltransferase, which translates to MNFELNKIIQGDCLEEMKKISDNSIDLIVTSPPYNLKNSTGNGMKDGRGGKWKNAELVNGYSHHNDCMPHEEYVKWQRDCLTEMFRIIPNDGAIFYNHKWRVQDGLLQDRQDIISGFPVRQIIIWKRRGGINFNQGYFLPTYEVIYLIAKPDFRLIPKANAFGDVWEFKQEMNNPHPAPFPIDLIDRIISSTNAKTILDPFIGSGTTAIAAILNERNYLGIELSPEYVEMALKRIKLFESQRRLKFSLKQIEG; encoded by the coding sequence ATGAATTTTGAATTGAATAAAATAATCCAAGGTGATTGTCTAGAAGAAATGAAAAAAATTTCTGACAATAGTATTGATTTAATTGTAACTTCTCCACCTTATAATTTAAAAAATTCAACTGGCAATGGAATGAAAGATGGAAGAGGAGGGAAATGGAAAAATGCGGAGCTAGTTAATGGTTATAGTCATCATAATGATTGTATGCCACATGAAGAATATGTAAAATGGCAAAGAGACTGTTTAACCGAGATGTTTAGAATTATCCCAAATGATGGAGCAATTTTTTACAATCATAAATGGAGAGTTCAAGATGGACTTTTACAAGATAGGCAAGATATTATAAGTGGTTTCCCAGTAAGGCAAATTATTATTTGGAAAAGAAGGGGAGGAATAAATTTTAACCAAGGTTACTTCTTGCCAACTTATGAAGTTATATATTTAATTGCAAAACCTGATTTCAGGCTTATTCCAAAAGCGAATGCATTTGGAGATGTATGGGAATTTAAGCAAGAAATGAATAATCCGCATCCAGCTCCTTTTCCTATCGATTTGATTGATAGAATTATTTCTTCCACAAATGCGAAGACAATTTTGGATCCTTTCATTGGCTCAGGCACAACAGCAATTGCTGCCATTTTAAATGAAAGGAATTATCTAGGAATTGAATTATCGCCTGAATATGTTGAAATGGCATTGAAACGTATAAAATTATTTGAAAGTCAAAGAAGATTAAAGTTTTCACTTAAACAAATTGAAGGTTGA
- a CDS encoding gliding motility lipoprotein GldH produces the protein MRNLKIISFFALIIMACQGSSDFKKINDFKNSEWLLANQQVFEFDIKDVSKTYGFHYLIRNSVSYPYFNIYINQQLESSDSTILVKTMDELVLFDQKSGKPKGDGLGDIFDNKFKAPTLQKFRFPKPGKYKWKISHNMRPDPLPGVMSVGAIVEADK, from the coding sequence ATGAGAAATCTGAAAATAATATCTTTTTTCGCCCTGATTATTATGGCTTGTCAGGGAAGTTCTGACTTTAAAAAAATCAATGATTTTAAAAATTCCGAATGGCTCTTGGCCAATCAGCAGGTATTTGAATTTGATATTAAAGATGTTTCCAAAACTTACGGGTTTCATTATCTCATAAGAAACTCAGTGTCATATCCATATTTCAATATTTATATCAACCAACAGCTTGAAAGTTCAGATAGCACCATTTTGGTAAAAACCATGGATGAGTTGGTTTTATTTGACCAAAAATCAGGAAAACCTAAAGGAGATGGGCTAGGTGATATTTTTGACAATAAATTTAAAGCCCCCACCCTCCAAAAATTCCGCTTTCCAAAACCCGGAAAATACAAATGGAAAATCAGTCACAATATGCGTCCTGATCCACTACCCGGTGTGATGTCTGTTGGTGCTATTGTTGAAGCTGACAAATAG
- the purD gene encoding phosphoribosylamine--glycine ligase encodes MNILIIGSGGREHAFAWKITQSKNCEKLFVAPGNAGTATIATNVNIKVDDFPKIKELVLAESIKLVVVGPEDPLVKGIVDYFNADKQLKKVKIIGPDRKGAQLEGSKDFSKAFMQKYGVPTAFSETFTKETFEKGLAYLDSQNGPYVLKADGLAAGKGVIITESRDEAKASLTEMLTAGKFGSAGDKVLIEQFLKGIELSVFVLSDGKNYVILPEAKDYKRIGEGDTGLNTGGMGAVSPVPFADADFIKKVEELVVKPTLAGLQAEGIHYVGFIFIGLMNDNGNPMVIEYNARMGDPETEVVLPRIKTDMIRLLTAAADGKLDKIKLNINPKTAVTTMVVAGGYPEEYKKGDLMEIPEAEKDAIVFHAGTQVTDTGVVTNGGRVIALTGMARTMAAAIRKSQKMARKVKFKKKYFRKDIGQDLMNYFKK; translated from the coding sequence ATGAATATACTCATCATAGGTTCGGGAGGAAGAGAGCATGCTTTTGCGTGGAAAATAACTCAATCTAAAAATTGCGAAAAACTTTTCGTAGCTCCGGGAAATGCCGGAACTGCTACCATCGCAACCAATGTCAACATTAAAGTCGATGATTTTCCTAAAATTAAAGAGTTGGTTTTGGCAGAAAGTATCAAATTGGTGGTGGTTGGCCCCGAAGATCCTTTGGTTAAAGGAATCGTGGATTATTTTAATGCTGACAAACAACTCAAAAAAGTTAAAATTATTGGCCCCGACAGAAAAGGAGCACAATTGGAAGGCTCAAAAGACTTTTCCAAGGCTTTTATGCAAAAATACGGTGTTCCTACAGCTTTTTCAGAAACATTTACTAAAGAAACCTTTGAAAAAGGACTTGCCTATCTTGACAGTCAAAATGGTCCTTATGTTTTAAAAGCTGATGGCCTCGCTGCAGGTAAGGGCGTAATTATCACCGAAAGTCGTGATGAAGCCAAAGCCAGCCTGACCGAAATGCTGACAGCAGGGAAATTTGGTTCGGCCGGAGATAAAGTCCTCATTGAGCAGTTTTTGAAAGGAATAGAATTGTCAGTTTTTGTGCTTTCTGATGGGAAAAACTATGTGATTCTGCCCGAAGCCAAAGATTATAAAAGAATAGGAGAAGGGGATACGGGTCTTAATACCGGAGGCATGGGAGCAGTTTCGCCTGTCCCGTTTGCCGATGCCGATTTTATCAAAAAAGTGGAGGAGTTGGTGGTAAAACCAACTTTAGCCGGCCTGCAGGCAGAGGGAATTCATTATGTAGGCTTCATATTTATTGGGCTTATGAATGACAACGGAAACCCAATGGTTATTGAATACAATGCCCGCATGGGTGATCCTGAAACTGAAGTGGTACTGCCAAGAATCAAAACCGATATGATCAGGCTTTTGACTGCTGCTGCAGACGGGAAATTAGACAAAATCAAGCTCAATATCAACCCAAAAACTGCCGTAACAACAATGGTGGTTGCAGGCGGCTATCCTGAAGAATACAAAAAAGGTGATTTGATGGAAATCCCGGAAGCGGAAAAAGACGCAATAGTTTTTCATGCAGGCACCCAGGTGACCGACACAGGGGTTGTAACCAACGGTGGAAGGGTGATTGCCCTCACAGGAATGGCTCGTACAATGGCTGCCGCTATCAGAAAATCCCAAAAAATGGCCAGGAAGGTAAAGTTTAAAAAGAAGTACTTCCGAAAAGATATTGGACAGGATTTGATGAATTATTTCAAGAAATAA
- a CDS encoding polysaccharide deacetylase family protein translates to MKKTFIFSFTFLLIYVSSFSQKKQICITIDDLPVVNYGIKEIKYQTTLTADLLAHLQKKKIPAIGFVNEMKLFPNDNYSENQVDILKMWLNAGLDLGNHTFAHKDYNNTPFEEYTEGILKGEKITKNLLEESGKKMKYFRHPYLHLGSTKEKADSLSKFLFVHGYTVAPVSIDNEDYLFAVAYHRLLKKNDKKTATKLGEDYLKYLEEKLLFYERQSEKLFERNISHILLLHANKLNADYLGKLAEVFLRHGYEFVSLEKALEDPAYQTPITKYGRYGISWLDRWALSAGKTGDFFKGDPESPEYVKKLAE, encoded by the coding sequence ATGAAAAAGACCTTTATTTTTTCTTTTACCTTTCTTTTGATTTACGTTTCGTCTTTTAGTCAAAAAAAACAGATTTGTATAACCATTGACGACCTGCCGGTGGTAAATTATGGGATTAAAGAAATAAAATACCAAACCACACTTACTGCTGATCTTTTGGCTCATTTACAGAAAAAGAAGATTCCGGCAATTGGTTTTGTAAATGAAATGAAACTTTTCCCAAATGATAATTATTCTGAAAATCAAGTGGATATATTAAAAATGTGGCTAAATGCCGGTCTGGATCTGGGAAATCACACTTTTGCACATAAAGATTACAACAATACACCTTTTGAAGAATATACTGAAGGAATTCTGAAAGGTGAAAAAATCACGAAGAACCTTCTGGAAGAATCTGGCAAGAAAATGAAATATTTCAGGCATCCGTATTTGCATTTGGGCTCTACAAAAGAAAAAGCCGATTCATTGAGTAAATTTCTTTTTGTTCATGGATATACAGTGGCTCCCGTAAGTATTGATAACGAAGATTATCTGTTTGCAGTGGCCTATCACAGACTTTTGAAAAAAAATGATAAGAAAACCGCCACCAAACTTGGGGAAGACTACCTAAAATACTTGGAAGAAAAACTCCTGTTTTATGAAAGGCAATCAGAAAAACTATTTGAAAGGAATATTTCTCATATTCTATTGCTTCATGCCAATAAACTCAATGCCGATTATCTTGGAAAATTGGCTGAAGTGTTTCTGAGACATGGTTATGAATTTGTTTCTTTAGAAAAAGCACTGGAAGATCCGGCCTATCAGACTCCAATTACAAAATATGGTCGATATGGCATTTCCTGGCTTGACCGCTGGGCACTTTCTGCCGGAAAAACCGGTGACTTTTTTAAAGGTGACCCGGAATCACCGGAATACGTAAAAAAACTGGCAGAATAA
- a CDS encoding Signal peptidase-like protein: protein MACGQCSTGGCGSIKGLPQDKSNHIDTAGCRTAGGCSSGGCTKMNSFDWLSNMHIPTVEKFSVIEVKFKGGRKEYFKNIHKIELYTGDFVVCEMPTGYHIGTVSMQGELVRIQLAKKSIKEEDELPVLHRLATEKDLEKHTLAINRDLVAMYRTREICKELKLNLKLSEVEFQSDNSKATFYYSADDRVDFRELIKTLAGEFKVRIEMRQISLRQEAGRIGGIGSCGRELCCSTWLSEFKTIPTAAARYQNLSLNPAKLSGQCGRLKCCLNYELETYIDAIKDIPAVERPLQTEKGDATLQKTDIFRRIMWFSYPNDTNWFPIPCAQVSEIQKMNKDGKKPLGLENLMVITDAELSKPTSINNDLERLDRKYHTKKKPNKKPNNRPENQPQNKGPRLETKPAAPVVTPNQSSVNAEGVPNPERRNKKRKKNRNNQNRPEKPI from the coding sequence ATGGCTTGTGGACAATGTTCAACAGGAGGTTGTGGTAGTATAAAAGGACTCCCTCAAGACAAATCAAATCATATCGATACTGCCGGTTGCAGAACTGCCGGAGGGTGTTCTTCTGGTGGTTGCACCAAGATGAATTCCTTCGATTGGTTATCAAATATGCACATTCCGACCGTTGAAAAATTTTCTGTTATAGAAGTAAAATTTAAAGGCGGAAGAAAAGAATATTTCAAAAATATTCACAAAATTGAGCTTTACACCGGTGACTTTGTGGTATGTGAAATGCCTACCGGTTATCATATCGGTACGGTCTCTATGCAAGGAGAGTTGGTGAGGATTCAGCTGGCAAAAAAAAGCATCAAAGAGGAAGATGAACTACCTGTTTTACATAGGTTAGCTACTGAAAAAGACCTCGAAAAACATACTTTGGCTATAAACCGTGATTTGGTAGCCATGTATCGTACACGTGAAATATGCAAAGAGTTAAAACTCAATCTTAAACTTTCGGAGGTAGAATTTCAGTCTGATAACTCCAAAGCTACATTCTATTATTCTGCCGATGACCGTGTCGATTTCAGAGAACTTATTAAGACACTTGCAGGCGAATTTAAAGTAAGGATTGAGATGAGGCAAATAAGCCTCAGACAGGAGGCCGGCCGAATTGGAGGTATCGGTTCATGTGGTCGGGAGCTTTGTTGTTCCACATGGTTGTCAGAGTTTAAAACTATCCCTACCGCTGCCGCCAGATATCAAAATCTTTCTCTCAATCCCGCAAAGCTTTCTGGACAGTGTGGACGACTGAAGTGTTGTCTCAACTATGAGTTGGAAACATACATCGACGCCATAAAAGATATACCCGCAGTGGAGCGGCCACTTCAAACCGAGAAAGGTGACGCAACACTTCAAAAAACAGATATTTTCCGCCGGATCATGTGGTTTAGCTATCCTAATGATACCAACTGGTTCCCAATACCTTGTGCTCAGGTTTCGGAGATACAAAAGATGAATAAAGATGGGAAAAAACCACTGGGATTAGAGAACTTGATGGTGATTACCGATGCAGAACTGTCAAAACCAACCAGTATCAACAATGATCTGGAGCGTTTGGATAGAAAATATCACACCAAAAAGAAGCCTAATAAAAAGCCCAATAACCGACCTGAAAATCAGCCTCAAAATAAAGGGCCAAGATTAGAAACCAAACCTGCTGCACCGGTTGTTACACCAAATCAGTCTAGTGTCAATGCAGAGGGTGTGCCGAATCCCGAACGCCGGAATAAGAAAAGGAAAAAGAATCGTAATAATCAAAACCGACCTGAAAAGCCAATATGA